In the Colias croceus chromosome 1, ilColCroc2.1 genome, atttatattaaaaaaattatttacgacATTTTTCGCATAAGCGGCGTGCGTTGCgtgcgtttttatttttattgtttacagGTAagcacaatctcgcctgatggaaaaAATTGCGCAGTTTAagctgtataatatttaatagttgTTCGCAGACGAGTTAATCTACGAATAACAGTTCAATCAAATGCAGTTTAAACAATTGATATTACAGCCTAACATCTCTAGACAAGATCTAACCTTGCTccatatctataaatatattatctgaCGTGTAGAAGAAATAGCTATTTTTATCAGTCTTCTTTCAGTTTCACAGTTAATAGGATCATTTAGCTTTACTGAAGATAAACAtggtttaataacaaaatggTTGAATTTAGgtaatgttaaatatttttatgatgaaaaatatttgttatctgATAGTGTGTTtctaataatatctataatctatatcgCGGGTCTCAAACCATAGGGGCGTATCCACAAAACCCCTacttttcaggagagacaaaaaacttaataactttttttgtgATTGAGCCACCTTGTTGTGTTTTTGCATGTAGCTATATATTAACACTGCAGTTAATATGGAATGCTTGGTTTTAGGATATTCCCTCTGTAACACTAGTTTTTAGCTGATACGTCTATTTGCCATGACGAATAGACGGCAAAACTCCGTCAAATTTCCCCCATAAATGTATGGAATTTATGGACGTAAAACGCTTctccttaaattattaatatttatacttatatttatttttacctagTCGGTAactcaaaatattgtaatttaggaATGAGAACCCATCGAAATTAACGTTATTTACGCggtttttaaaattcttaCGCCTGTTTGGCTTGGCATTTATATTGAGAGGCGTTTGAATTCAAAGTAGAGGTATAAACCAGTTTTATTCTACAAtgtagacaaaaaaaaaacaaatgggAGTACCGGAGtaattacacaatattttctgtgtgaaaataaaaataagcatataaaaaaattaaatttatttataaatctgaacatagttacttaggtacctactttaaatgacTAAAGtcacaaacatttttaactacgttaaaaacaaccaacTTCAATATgtaacggaaaagtaaaaaataaaaaaaagatttgatgttattaattttaacataatattatttagatgtgctattaactaaataggtctgatactaagtgcttagtgcttggcaccgacttcaaagctatttaataaataactagcacatctaaataatatgtaagtagtaattaataatatcagatcttttttttattttttacttttccattattgaagtcggttgtttttaacgtagtaatttttattaaatactttatagtgtatttttcaacacgaatcaaacgagcccaaactcgataaagttgagtcaatatattactgagttcctatggccaccttccgattccatcatcaaatcagctttatgtcatgataatgtttaatcgttatccaatttacatacgtatacaaaatttcagcttaatcggttaccgggaagtgtatcaaagttacttgctagatttcaattaagtcatcgagatcagacaaaaatgctcataaaataaaaactgctaggcctatccgaataattttttatgagaCCAATTCGACATCATTacgcatcaaacaaaaaaataatcacatagATCGGtccagaaacctcggagtaatcggtgtacatacataaaaaaatataccggccaaattgataacataatttttacatgaTTTGCTGGAGacatcattacataattatcttAGCATTGAAGCTAGCACTCAATTTCGATTTGGTTCTGGGCAGCAATCAGAATAAAGAATCAGGTGTTCCACATTGGTAAGCTTGGTGATATAAGTATAAGTACAAACATGTTGAGACTTCATTTACCCCTCTGTTTCTTTCGTACTCTGGCCAAAAGTAACAATAGCCCTGTTTGCTCACTGCATTATGTATTGTGAAATTCATAAAGCCCAATTTCCTTTTATAAAAGGTAGGTTTACCCAAAACTAATGGACAGTATAATACTGCTTCGAAATCAAATACAGATACAGAAAAGAAGAGTAGAGTCAACCATTGCCTTTAATTTGTCTTCTTCTTTTCTTCTTTGGCATATTCTTTCCTATTAACATGTTCTTCATTATACTCCTCCTGTTTTTCTTTCTGTTCTTCTTCGGGTAACTTCTCAAACTTATGACACCAACATTGGTCTATCCTGGGCTTGTGAAAATCTTAACCTTATTATCCTCCTCCATGCAatgttctttataaaataactagcttaccacccgcagcttcgcccgctttctctaaaacgatttgaaatttaaactatcctgtctctcaagttggatcgaactgcacatggtgtgcgaattttattataatcggttaagtggtttaagagtccattgaagacaaacattgtgatacgagatttatatatattaagatatatattatatagtaaattCACTAAAGTTATTCCACGCATTAGAATTACATCTACTCGCTTTGGCATCTCACTGCAGAATGATCGTGTTTCCATGTTGTTGACATGACGATACGTCCACCAACTTGCTCTGTGACGTCCTCCTAGTGACGAAATCTGGAGACAGcaatactaaaatatgtagACGTGTGTGCATACGTCCGCAGTGATGACTAAATATCCCCAGGATCATGTTGACATTGATGGTCGTATGTGCATACGTCTATATAGCTCGACACAATGATTTcaggttaaaataaaacaaacagtcGTATGTGCATACGTCTATAAGGCACGTCAAAACTGCCTCAATAAGCAATAATATTGCTCTTACGTCTATTATACGGCTATATGGCCTAACATTAATTGTAGACTGTCTAGATTAcggcaaataatattttgcattttatacaaaaagtaatcggtattaaattataagaaaaattgagGATATGTATTGCTTAAAGTAGAATCCAATGGcattaaaaacgaaaaatcgcattttTGCATATACGCCCCTATGGTTTGAGACCCGCGATATGTATGCTCCGTTTGTCTGTGATATTTAAAATGCTGTATCAAACTTgttataatcaaaataaaaaatatacacaagtATTTGAGAACgtcagttaaaataaataatgattgtaataaattatgtgtGTAGTGTGTAAATTGTTTaggaacatattttttattaattaaagaagGTTAAAGGTATGATCTAGGTACCTTATCAGTacgttattgttttaaatcatAGAATATGGATAATAAAGGCTGTTTTTTTGGTgagattattaattaacttattCAATAGACATTCTGTAGCatctattttaatgaatttttttaaattttttaaaatcttacaaagtataatatattttacaatagaataCTGATAAGAGAGAAAATATCTCaatgaaacaaataatttttttatactttattacacACGCAGAAAAATACAGAAAGAACATAAAGTAATAGGAAAACATATACAGAACATGGTGTTCTTATCTCTCGCCGTAACTCTCATGCTCTCATGAGTCAAAAGAAGCTGTTGACAGTTGAAGATacttattatgataaatattgattaatcattatattatttattacagggATATTCAAACGTTCCTGAACCTTTTCCTGGAGATCCTCTGGACCTTCATCAAAGTGGTGTATGAAATAATTAGAGCCATGGTGAGAACGGTGATCCCTCAGGAACCAAAGGCTGTGAAGGGAGACATCGTGCTTgtaagttttagttttaattttctctttttttaaatgcttcattacaaattaatgcaaaaaacgctttcaagtaaatatttattttatgaaatatgatATAGAgttatttaatagttattacgaagcaaataaaacaacacaaaatGCCGAAGGTTCTTAGAGAATATTCAGGAATCATCGTATTTACAGAATagcagtttttgcgtgaaggagtaacaaacatacagactttcgcatttataataatagagcataaatatattaatttaactttagATAACCGGCACAGGCCATGGCATGGGCCGCGAGATGGCGCTTCGCTTCGGGCGTCTTGGCGCCAAAGTGGTCTGTGTTGACATCAACCAGCCTAACAACGAAGAGACAGTATCCATGATCAAACAGGAGAAAGGCATCGCGTATAGATATGAGTAAGTTTACAAATAATGTTACAAGTAGCGATATGTTGGTAGtgacaatttgtttttttttaacatagacATAGAtcatactagatttccgcccgcggcttcgcccgcgttatCAAAGGAGAACCCGCAAGACCCGCATAGTTCCGGTTCCAGtgtgatttccgggataaaacatatcctatgtgttaatccaagttaccctctatatgtgtgctaaatttcattgtaatcggttcattagtatttgcgtgaaacagtaacaaacacacacacacacacacacacattctcacaaactttcgcatttattatattagtaggataatacCTGTGATAATACTACATAGGTATTTCCTGTACTAATTCTTTCAGTTGCTTTATCATCTATCTCCACTAAAAGAGCAAATAGTATACCTAATATTGCCTTCTGCACTAAGAAAAGTAaacctacatattttatagctGTTATCCATACAactttaaaaagaaattatgtaggtatgtacctatgtaattcATACTAATAGGTATATCCAAAATTCCCTCTTTGTTACAAACACAAATAACACTTTAAATAATGACAACAAGCGTTGTTTCGATTCGATAGTTAATTCAAAATCAAAGTACCTACAAAATACCTAAAATCAATTATGAGAATTTATCTCATGATTACGGTATAGAGTAAAgtcattcaaaatataatttttttcggccGATTAAAAACTGTAACTTATATTTTCGCTTTACGCGCATGCTTCACCATCTTCGTAGAAAACTTAACAAAATACCTTTCTCAAGAACCACtgtctatttaaaaaaaaatcatcaagaTCAGTTGCGTAGGTACACATGGACGGATTAGACAGCgaaaacgactttgttttacaaTGAAGTGATACTAATTTCAACACAAAAATCTTTTCAATTATCTTTGAAGTTAAAACTTGATTTCTCAAATCCTTTTTCAGGTGTGACGTAACCAATCGATCAGCCGTGATGCAATTAGCTGAGAAAGTCAGTAAGGAAGTAGGAGATGTTTCGATCCTCGTGAACAATGCGGGGATCATGCCCTGCAAGCCACTCCTGGACCAAACGGAGAAGGAGATCCGGCTGATGAACGATCTGAATGTTAACGCGTACATTTGGGTaagcttttatattataacggtgcatttgactgaccggttggcttggttggtggACCCTGCCTcacaagccagaggtcgtgggttcgattcccaaccggtgcaaatatttgtgtgatgaacgcatcatctatgttcatcattTGCTCTGCGTCTGTGTGTTAATTAAGTTAAGTAGTAGTATTAGTATGaagtattcatttaaaattatatacatataatgtatgtttatcagccatctggtttccataacacaagcgaaagcgtagtatgggatcagatcgagtcgtgtgtgaaaattgtcctgaaatatttatttatttattctcatCAAACGTACtatctataaatatctattaatctatactatctATTAATtgaatgtcaaattattttagagcattctttcgttgatCTAAGTGCGTCCGAAAAGTTTCTATGCaatgttattatattgaacaacactgattataatatgtgcTTTCAcacacgaaagaatgctcttgctctagctctatgttagTTTGATGTCCcgtaagttaaaataaaattttatctttgTTTTTTGCCTCCAATGTTCTTAATAAGgttcatttcattcaaaacttgtttcttctttatttttattcgtaaataacaatactaaaacattatttgatgACAACTGACAAGTCATTTTTTACAGAAATTGTACTAGAatcaatgataataattatactagctgtgccgcgcagtttcacccgcgtggctccgctcctgttggtcttagcgtgatacaGTGAAACTTGGTTAAGTGAGACATCAAGGGACCTGCAATGTCGTTTCACTTATAGAGGTATTCCACTTACCCAGTGTCTCAGATAtacaggtataaataaatatctgtctCATTTACAGAGGGTTCCATTAATAGAGGTGAGAATACAGGTTCATAAACGGATATTAACTTCAGTTTTTCACGTAATGATAACGATTGTAGCTTTcgttttgacatttttcaaataaacatcTGTATGATAGTAAAGCGAAACTAAAACTGAAGGTAATTGAAGCTCAAAATTTGTACTTACGTACTTGGAATTACATGTGGAATTTGTGGGTAGAATAAGAATGAGTAAACAAACAATGTTATCTCAGTTACAGAGGtttatgcatataaaatttactcgCTGTCTCAGTTATAGAGGTAACTGTGATGATAAATCGAAAGAACAAATCCCAGATATAGAGGTTTACCTCGTCCCACTAACAGAGGTAATTCAGTGCCAAAGTGTTGGGACCTCAGCAGCAGCATGAGTTCCAGTTATGGAGGTTTCTCACTCATCCTGTATCCAGGTCCCACTTAAccaagtttcactttaatataatatagcctatattactcgtggataatgtattcattacaatcaaacaaacaaagttttcctctttataatattagtgtagacaaacTTGACTAgactacatattttaatcactTTTTGTAATAGAGACACCTGGCGGCAGTATTCAGAACTAGTGAACACCGTGGTTTCTGAAATACACGGGAAATTCACAACCATAAATCAGAAGCCTTAACTTGTTGTTGTATATCCAGATAGCGTTACTTTAGAAAAACACGATTCTAAAAGGCACTATTGAAGTTGCAAAGGGCCCAAACTAAATATTCAATGGAGTCATTTGAATGAGTAGTATGTTAAAAGCTATAACTATCAAAAtctaataaagtaaatttttgaAGAGTGTTGCATGACCCTAAACACTCATATATGGGTAATATG is a window encoding:
- the LOC123690766 gene encoding epidermal retinol dehydrogenase 2-like isoform X1, encoding MVEFRDIQTFLNLFLEILWTFIKVVYEIIRAMVRTVIPQEPKAVKGDIVLITGTGHGMGREMALRFGRLGAKVVCVDINQPNNEETVSMIKQEKGIAYRYECDVTNRSAVMQLAEKVSKEVGDVSILVNNAGIMPCKPLLDQTEKEIRLMNDLNVNAYIWMIQAFLPPMIQRNYGHIVSMSSMAGLQGIRNLVPYCGSKYAVKGIMDALAVELRDDKRDLSGIKLTTVFPYIVNTGLCQKPRIRFESLMKVVEPGDAADTILNAVRREYNEVTIPQDLHYVNRFVYRLLPFQAACVCTDFLDAGVDPHD
- the LOC123690766 gene encoding epidermal retinol dehydrogenase 2-like isoform X2; this translates as MDIQTFLNLFLEILWTFIKVVYEIIRAMVRTVIPQEPKAVKGDIVLITGTGHGMGREMALRFGRLGAKVVCVDINQPNNEETVSMIKQEKGIAYRYECDVTNRSAVMQLAEKVSKEVGDVSILVNNAGIMPCKPLLDQTEKEIRLMNDLNVNAYIWMIQAFLPPMIQRNYGHIVSMSSMAGLQGIRNLVPYCGSKYAVKGIMDALAVELRDDKRDLSGIKLTTVFPYIVNTGLCQKPRIRFESLMKVVEPGDAADTILNAVRREYNEVTIPQDLHYVNRFVYRLLPFQAACVCTDFLDAGVDPHD